From Montipora foliosa isolate CH-2021 chromosome 6, ASM3666993v2, whole genome shotgun sequence, a single genomic window includes:
- the LOC138008121 gene encoding inactive tyrosine-protein kinase PEAK1-like isoform X2, which translates to MSACDNFVEQLWRKGKCANCFQSREKHENKLELRDETTLNGRKSKEVLANPHSQNNQTFNTEKKAGTLKKENIAENTISEGASGIKTITPLATRDNNSSIVITESNTSKTEQEIKFSLGIKPKPIPRPKPRLPSRPADSEQQVTSRDENLPESKGNLPVSDSVPHEDSLGKSHSEPQCNAKFVAKTELVLSSIPDDSFKEFRESNNESNIKIVCETVVDEQAIENIEDSNNTSSADRGNLVKISSKSDIRKLSENEKDLSDLKIESESDSDVDGYVPMKRNIVLFTADPVQVPNIHETDVMEPNTDVSREKMTSEPGSFYTTNTCDPGVDEEREQPSCVLEFRNPLCLIANELEMDDFERTVAERTNGSCDESNSNEIRSKFDSAEPFYVNKPANESSNEIGSCCHDSGYENTRLSNERSSSSSASGSNSDVATNGRVNEQLITSKEVPDVFREKNGYVVMDSSGTSSSSWGSSTWDSCSTSDFPENSCEGLLVEKASGKLNAMNKVDKPQPEVIEDKPSNEQSLAKEKCNTADGHVYENTTPTPLTKPYKVVDISMGVACPITQGQNDLPPLPPKEKDLKKDQVDEFRHHVYLEPSEEAPCKPECSLLDGKKESIPVMKGTAFSSPPSSPASKNIAEKSPAVRRAPAPRPRSKVPSQFGSLPRPAPRISRILTDVIRTENTEFQEKKDVNSPPVAAILPLPDTSVPDPPSHRRRLSFKNSNHVTSPTSPLPHGSLDEPSEGVPLSPDNNTVGEVFEGPVKPQRSAPPPPPSASSPPPPKSPVSQPVTPIKSVSPSASQTKPTRSSTFSGPHNIATATSPTPAKAQPSPKSTLRRAFASMKKFGGKKKNRLSKTLEISAPIVMKDDVLGIFTPKEITPHPTSSDANLVETEQTSLVDPEISKRAEVSSVVISETSTTPNRPLSPPYSLPIDALPTVERTSIMQSHPGIGYINFPLSKGGGTLEKPKKPPRVAKLVKPFQHSEATTTDSLSHGGEEPTYLQPNQDEITLKMEAALANLNDAEILAETLSRVEQEKLGPLPAIPRSRQVRFQCEKPNASKESAGDKPDPAGRPMRVVSPTLIHNSAVKDDSKSLPRFPSRPPSTKATLHSTRERSYSFDSRSLLTKKPVVRSRSLSGSAGLEKRYNRILKLQLQTLEEMIDSWLEELLPDNGLDLSDTRWSDYEVCGEALDIKCPGAVLVPVKCAMFWEGNKKLLAKVEYPTSSSRAVELSPYKLDMRVTETIPNHVNISRVLTHFTDAIPGDVIGRADCDSYETSVSISDQIPCETVAYFVKRTKQEHENDPETYEKRICLLMLQLLSAIDHLHREALAHRDLKAENLYLLDCGLLVVCNFQHALQQAKTTRPSPFIISKSAADDLGGNWEHLPPEILNSPEEAALLNYEECDTFAAGCLVYELLHRPNPFAVNRLLIQQDFDQSDLPPIPVKSQFSKGLCTIARQLLQRLPQERPSAREALQMFQVLLWGPRELEDESIESAISDWLETERAHTVAMIARNQMQKGCIKDEFVEMFMKCQFLVDASVETVAYIYQQLDLDK; encoded by the exons ATGTCTGCCTGTGATAACTTTGTCGAACAACTATGGAGAAAAGGAAAATGTGCGAACTGTTTTCAATCAAGAGAGAAGCATGAAAATAAGCTTGAACTGCGAGACGAAACCACCCTCAATGGTCGTAAATCCAAGGAAGTGTTGGCCAATCCTCATAGTCAAAACAATCAAACGTTCAACACAGAAAAGAAAGcaggaacattaaaaaaagaaaatattgcagAGAATACCATCTCAGAAGGAGCAAGTGGCATCAAAACAATCACACCTTTAGCTACGCGAGACAACAACAGCAGTATCGTTATTACTGAAAGCAATACAAGCAAAACagaacaagaaataaaattttctctTGGTATCAAACCCAAGCCGATACCTCGGCCGAAGCCAAGACTGCCCTCTCGACCGGCAGATTCCGAACAACAAGTGACAAGTCGTGACGAAAACCTTCCGGAATCAAAAGGCAATTTACCGGTAAGTGATTCCGTGCCGCACGAAGATTCTCTTGGGAAATCCCATAGTGAACCACAATGTAACGCAAAGTTTGTAGCGAAAACAGAACTTGTGTTGTCTTCAATACCGGATGACAGTTTTAAAGAGTTTAGAGAGTCAAACAACGAGTCGAATATCAAAATTGTTTGCGAGACAGTTGTTGATGAGCAAGCCATAGAGAATATCGAAGATTCGAATAATACGTCTTCAGCGGATCGAGGCAATCTTGTCAAAATCTCGTCGAAGAGTGACATTAGAAAGTTATCAGAAAATGAAAAGGACCTGTCAGACCTtaaaattgaaagtgaaagcGACAGTGACGTCGATGGGTATGTCCCGATGAAGCGCAATATAGTTTTGTTCACCGCTGATCCAGTTCAAGTTCCCAATATTCACGAAACAGATGTAATGGAACCAAACACCGATGTTAGTCGAGAAAAAATGACCTCTGAGCCTGGATCTTTTTACACGACAAATACATGTGATCCTGGAGTCGACGAAGAAAGAGAGCAGCCTTCTTGTGTCTTAGAATTTCGAAATCCTCTGTGTTTAATTGCAAACGAATTAGAAATGGATGACTTTGAGAGAACGGTAGCCGAGAGAACAAATGGCTCGTGCGATGAATCGAATTCTAATGAGATTAGGAGCAAATTTGACAGCGCTGAGCCGTTTTACGTAAACAAACCAGCTAACGAGAGCAGCAATGAGATAGGATCATGCTGCCATGATTCAGGATACGAAAATACTAGATTATCGAATGAGAGAAGTTCTTCGAGCAGTGCCTCAGGCAGTAATTCTGATGTTGCTACTAATGGGAGAGTTAACGAACAACTTATAACTTCAAAGGAAGTGCCAGATGTTTTTCGGGAAAAAAACGGCTATGTTGTTATGGATTCCAGTGGAACTTCCAGTAGCTCTTGGGGAAGCAGCACTTGGGATAGCTGCAGTACATCAGATTTTCCCGAAAACAGTTGTGAAGGTCTCCTTGTGGAAAAAGCATCTGGAAAATTGAATGCTATGAATAAGGTTGACAAACCTCAGCCAGAAGTGATCGAAGACAAGCCCAGTAATGAACAATCATTGGCCAAAGAGAAATGCAACACTGCTGATGGCCATGTTTATGAGAATACAACACCAACTCCTCTTACAAAACCTTACAAGGTGGTTGATATTAGTATGGGTGTAGCATGTCCCATTACACAGGGACAAAATGATCTCCCACCCTTACCCCCAAAAGAGAAGGACTTGAAGAAAGATCAAGTTGATGAATTCAGACATCATGTTTATCTTGAACCTTCAGAAGAAGCCCCTTGCAAACCAGAGTGCAGTTTACTAGATGGAAAGAAAGAGTCAATACCTGTCATGAAAGGAACTGCTTTTTCTAGCCCCCCATCAAGCCCTGCAAGTAAAAATATTGCGGAGAAGAGTCCTGCCGTCCGTAGAGCCCCAGCACCAAGGCCACGATCCAAAGTACCTTCCCAGTTTGGTTCCTTACCCAGACCTGCCCCTCGCATATCAAGGATTCTTACAGATGTAATTAGAACAGAGAACACAGAGttccaagaaaagaaagatgTTAATTCTCCACCAGTTG CTGCAATTTTACCCTTACCTGATACTTCAGTTCCTGATCCACCCAGTCATCGCAGACGGCTGTCATTTAAGAACTCAAATCATGTGACAAGTCCCACATCACCCCTACCCCATGGGAGCTTGGATGAACCAAGTGAAGGTGTACCTCTGAGTCCTGACAATAACACAGTAGGGGAGGTATTCGAGGGGCCTGTCAAACCACAAAGAAGTGctccaccccctccccctagtG CTTCCAGTCCCCCACCACCAAAGTCGCCCGTTTCGCAGCCTGTGACACCGATCAAATCAGTAAGTCCCAGTGCTTCCCAAACAAAGCCGACTCGTTCCTCGACTTTTTCTGGTCCCCACAACATTGCCACTGCCACGAGTCCAACCCCTGCAAAAGCCCAGCCGTCTCCCAAGTCAACGCTTAGGAGAGCGTTTGCATCCATGAAGAAATTTGGtggcaaaaagaaaaaccgaCTCAGTAAAACACTTGAAATAAGTGCGCCAATAGTCATGAAGGATGACGTCCTGGGAATTTTTACTCCTAAAGAGATCACACCACACCCAACCTCATCAGATGCAAATTTAGTTGAAACTGAACAGACAAGCTTGGTGGATCCCGAGATTTCGAAAAGGGCGGAAGTGAGCTCTGTTGTTATTTCAGAAACGTCAACAACACCGAACAGGCCACTGTCACCTCCATATTCGCTGCCAATAGACGCCCTTCCTACTGTAGAACGAACCTCTATAATGCAGAGCCACCCAGGTATCGGCTACATTAACTTCCCTCTGTCCAAAGGCGGTGGCACTTTAGAGAAACCTAAAAAGCCCCCTCGAGTAGCTAAACTTGTGAAGCCGTTTCAACACAGTGAGGCGACCACTACGGATTCATTGAGTCACGGAGGTGAAGAACCAACCTATCTGCAACCAAATCAGGACGAGATAACTCTCAAAATGGAGGCGGcgttggcaaatttgaacgaTGCTGAAATTCTTGCCGAGACACTGTCAAGAGTCGAGCAAGAAAAGCTTGGTCCCCTACCAGCTATTCCACGGTCTCGGCAAGTTCGGTTTCAATGTGAGAAACCTAATGCATCGAAGGAATCCGCAGGTGACAAACCCGACCCTGCTGGACGGCCAATGCGAGTGGTTTCACCAACTCTCATCCACAATTCAGCAGTTAAGGACGATTCTAAATCTCTTCCTAGGTTTCCATCAAGACCACCAAGTACCAAAGCTACTTTGCATTCCACACGAGAAAGGTCCTACAGTTTTGACAGCCGATCACTGCTGACAAAGAAGCCTGTGGTGCGAAGTAGAAGTCTTTCCGGCTCTGCTGGTCTCGAGAAGCGTTATAATAGAATTTTAAAGCTGCAATTGCAAACTTTGGAAGAAATGATTGATTCGTGGTTGGAAGAGCTACTCCCAGATAATGGTCTGGATTTGTCAGACACGAGGTGGTCAGATTATGAGGTGTGTGGTGAAGCATTAGACATTAAATGCCCTGGAGCAGTTCTTGTTCCAGTCAAATGCGCCATGTTTTGGGAAGGAAACAAGAAATTGCTTGCAAAG GTCGAATACCCAACATCCTCTTCTCGTGCAGTGGAACTTTCACCTTACAAACTCGACATGCGTGTTACGGAAACTATTCCGAATCACGTTAACATCTCACGTGTCCTTACGCATTTCACGGATGCCATACCCGGTGATGTCATTGGAAGAGCTGACTGCGATTCTTATGAAACATCTGTCAGCATCTCAGATCAGATTCCTTGTGAGACAGTCGcttattttgtaaaaagaaCCAAACAAGAACACGAAAACGACCCTGAAACGTACGAGAAGAGGATATGTTTGTTGATGCTACAACTCTTGAGTGCAATAGATCATTTACATAGAGAAGCTCTCGCACATCGCGATTTAAAAGCCGAAAATCTCTACTTGCTCGACTGTGGTCTCTTGGTTGTTTGCAATTTTCAACATGCGCTGCAACAGGCTAAAACTACTCGACCTAGTCCTTTTATTATAAGCAAGAGCGCGGCGGACGATCTCGGTGGGAACTGGGAACACCTTCCGCCGGAAATACTGAATTCGCCAGAAGAAGCTGCTCTTTTGAATTATGAGGAGTGTGACACATTTGCAGCGGGATGCTTGGTATACGAGTTGCTTCACAGACCAAACCCTTTTGCTGTTAATCGTCTTCTTATACAACAAGATTTCGACCAAAGTGACCTTCCACCCATTCCTGTAAAATCACAGTTTTCCAAGGGGCTTTGCACTATTGCTCGTCAGCTATTGCAAAGACTTCCCCAAGAGCGTCCGTCCGCTAGAGAAGCCCTTCAAATGTTTCAAGTGTTGTTATGGGGACCACGAGAACTTGAAGATGAAAGCATCGAAAGCGCGATAAGTGATTGGCTAGAAACTGAGCGTGCGCATACAGTTGCGATGATCGCACGAAATCAAATGCAGAAAGGATGTATCAAGGATGAATTTGTGGAGATGTTCATGAAGTGCCAATTTCTTGTGGACGCGTCCGTGGAGACTGTAGCTTACATTTATCAACAACTTGATCTTGATAAGTAA
- the LOC138008121 gene encoding inactive tyrosine-protein kinase PEAK1-like isoform X3, translating into MSACDNFVEQLWRKGKCANCFQSREKHENKLELRDETTLNGRKSKEVLANPHSQNNQTFNTEKKAGTLKKENIAENTISEGASGIKTITPLATRDNNSSIVITESNTSKTEQEIKFSLGIKPKPIPRPKPRLPSRPADSEQQVTSRDENLPESKGNLPVSDSVPHEDSLGKSHSEPQCNAKFVAKTELVLSSIPDDSFKEFRESNNESNIKIVCETVVDEQAIENIEDSNNTSSADRGNLVKISSKSDIRKLSENEKDLSDLKIESESDSDVDGYVPMKRNIVLFTADPVQVPNIHETDVMEPNTDVSREKMTSEPGSFYTTNTCDPGVDEEREQPSCVLEFRNPLCLIANELEMDDFERTVAERTNGSCDESNSNEIRSKFDSAEPFYVNKPANESSNEIGSCCHDSGYENTRLSNERSSSSSASGSNSDVATNGRVNEQLITSKEVPDVFREKNGYVVMDSSGTSSSSWGSSTWDSCSTSDFPENSCEGLLVEKASGKLNAMNKVDKPQPEVIEDKPSNEQSLAKEKCNTADGHVYENTTPTPLTKPYKVVDISMGVACPITQGQNDLPPLPPKEKDLKKDQVDEFRHHVYLEPSEEAPCKPECSLLDGKKESIPVMKGTAFSSPPSSPASKNIAEKSPAVRRAPAPRPRSKVPSQFGSLPRPAPRISRILTDVIRTENTEFQEKKDVNSPPVASSPPPPKSPVSQPVTPIKSVSPSASQTKPTRSSTFSGPHNIATATSPTPAKAQPSPKSTLRRAFASMKKFGGKKKNRLSKTLEISAPIVMKDDVLGIFTPKEITPHPTSSDANLVETEQTSLVDPEISKRAEVSSVVISETSTTPNRPLSPPYSLPIDALPTVERTSIMQSHPGIGYINFPLSKGGGTLEKPKKPPRVAKLVKPFQHSEATTTDSLSHGGEEPTYLQPNQDEITLKMEAALANLNDAEILAETLSRVEQEKLGPLPAIPRSRQVRFQCEKPNASKESAGDKPDPAGRPMRVVSPTLIHNSAVKDDSKSLPRFPSRPPSTKATLHSTRERSYSFDSRSLLTKKPVVRSRSLSGSAGLEKRYNRILKLQLQTLEEMIDSWLEELLPDNGLDLSDTRWSDYEVCGEALDIKCPGAVLVPVKCAMFWEGNKKLLAKVEYPTSSSRAVELSPYKLDMRVTETIPNHVNISRVLTHFTDAIPGDVIGRADCDSYETSVSISDQIPCETVAYFVKRTKQEHENDPETYEKRICLLMLQLLSAIDHLHREALAHRDLKAENLYLLDCGLLVVCNFQHALQQAKTTRPSPFIISKSAADDLGGNWEHLPPEILNSPEEAALLNYEECDTFAAGCLVYELLHRPNPFAVNRLLIQQDFDQSDLPPIPVKSQFSKGLCTIARQLLQRLPQERPSAREALQMFQVLLWGPRELEDESIESAISDWLETERAHTVAMIARNQMQKGCIKDEFVEMFMKCQFLVDASVETVAYIYQQLDLDK; encoded by the exons ATGTCTGCCTGTGATAACTTTGTCGAACAACTATGGAGAAAAGGAAAATGTGCGAACTGTTTTCAATCAAGAGAGAAGCATGAAAATAAGCTTGAACTGCGAGACGAAACCACCCTCAATGGTCGTAAATCCAAGGAAGTGTTGGCCAATCCTCATAGTCAAAACAATCAAACGTTCAACACAGAAAAGAAAGcaggaacattaaaaaaagaaaatattgcagAGAATACCATCTCAGAAGGAGCAAGTGGCATCAAAACAATCACACCTTTAGCTACGCGAGACAACAACAGCAGTATCGTTATTACTGAAAGCAATACAAGCAAAACagaacaagaaataaaattttctctTGGTATCAAACCCAAGCCGATACCTCGGCCGAAGCCAAGACTGCCCTCTCGACCGGCAGATTCCGAACAACAAGTGACAAGTCGTGACGAAAACCTTCCGGAATCAAAAGGCAATTTACCGGTAAGTGATTCCGTGCCGCACGAAGATTCTCTTGGGAAATCCCATAGTGAACCACAATGTAACGCAAAGTTTGTAGCGAAAACAGAACTTGTGTTGTCTTCAATACCGGATGACAGTTTTAAAGAGTTTAGAGAGTCAAACAACGAGTCGAATATCAAAATTGTTTGCGAGACAGTTGTTGATGAGCAAGCCATAGAGAATATCGAAGATTCGAATAATACGTCTTCAGCGGATCGAGGCAATCTTGTCAAAATCTCGTCGAAGAGTGACATTAGAAAGTTATCAGAAAATGAAAAGGACCTGTCAGACCTtaaaattgaaagtgaaagcGACAGTGACGTCGATGGGTATGTCCCGATGAAGCGCAATATAGTTTTGTTCACCGCTGATCCAGTTCAAGTTCCCAATATTCACGAAACAGATGTAATGGAACCAAACACCGATGTTAGTCGAGAAAAAATGACCTCTGAGCCTGGATCTTTTTACACGACAAATACATGTGATCCTGGAGTCGACGAAGAAAGAGAGCAGCCTTCTTGTGTCTTAGAATTTCGAAATCCTCTGTGTTTAATTGCAAACGAATTAGAAATGGATGACTTTGAGAGAACGGTAGCCGAGAGAACAAATGGCTCGTGCGATGAATCGAATTCTAATGAGATTAGGAGCAAATTTGACAGCGCTGAGCCGTTTTACGTAAACAAACCAGCTAACGAGAGCAGCAATGAGATAGGATCATGCTGCCATGATTCAGGATACGAAAATACTAGATTATCGAATGAGAGAAGTTCTTCGAGCAGTGCCTCAGGCAGTAATTCTGATGTTGCTACTAATGGGAGAGTTAACGAACAACTTATAACTTCAAAGGAAGTGCCAGATGTTTTTCGGGAAAAAAACGGCTATGTTGTTATGGATTCCAGTGGAACTTCCAGTAGCTCTTGGGGAAGCAGCACTTGGGATAGCTGCAGTACATCAGATTTTCCCGAAAACAGTTGTGAAGGTCTCCTTGTGGAAAAAGCATCTGGAAAATTGAATGCTATGAATAAGGTTGACAAACCTCAGCCAGAAGTGATCGAAGACAAGCCCAGTAATGAACAATCATTGGCCAAAGAGAAATGCAACACTGCTGATGGCCATGTTTATGAGAATACAACACCAACTCCTCTTACAAAACCTTACAAGGTGGTTGATATTAGTATGGGTGTAGCATGTCCCATTACACAGGGACAAAATGATCTCCCACCCTTACCCCCAAAAGAGAAGGACTTGAAGAAAGATCAAGTTGATGAATTCAGACATCATGTTTATCTTGAACCTTCAGAAGAAGCCCCTTGCAAACCAGAGTGCAGTTTACTAGATGGAAAGAAAGAGTCAATACCTGTCATGAAAGGAACTGCTTTTTCTAGCCCCCCATCAAGCCCTGCAAGTAAAAATATTGCGGAGAAGAGTCCTGCCGTCCGTAGAGCCCCAGCACCAAGGCCACGATCCAAAGTACCTTCCCAGTTTGGTTCCTTACCCAGACCTGCCCCTCGCATATCAAGGATTCTTACAGATGTAATTAGAACAGAGAACACAGAGttccaagaaaagaaagatgTTAATTCTCCACCAGTTG CTTCCAGTCCCCCACCACCAAAGTCGCCCGTTTCGCAGCCTGTGACACCGATCAAATCAGTAAGTCCCAGTGCTTCCCAAACAAAGCCGACTCGTTCCTCGACTTTTTCTGGTCCCCACAACATTGCCACTGCCACGAGTCCAACCCCTGCAAAAGCCCAGCCGTCTCCCAAGTCAACGCTTAGGAGAGCGTTTGCATCCATGAAGAAATTTGGtggcaaaaagaaaaaccgaCTCAGTAAAACACTTGAAATAAGTGCGCCAATAGTCATGAAGGATGACGTCCTGGGAATTTTTACTCCTAAAGAGATCACACCACACCCAACCTCATCAGATGCAAATTTAGTTGAAACTGAACAGACAAGCTTGGTGGATCCCGAGATTTCGAAAAGGGCGGAAGTGAGCTCTGTTGTTATTTCAGAAACGTCAACAACACCGAACAGGCCACTGTCACCTCCATATTCGCTGCCAATAGACGCCCTTCCTACTGTAGAACGAACCTCTATAATGCAGAGCCACCCAGGTATCGGCTACATTAACTTCCCTCTGTCCAAAGGCGGTGGCACTTTAGAGAAACCTAAAAAGCCCCCTCGAGTAGCTAAACTTGTGAAGCCGTTTCAACACAGTGAGGCGACCACTACGGATTCATTGAGTCACGGAGGTGAAGAACCAACCTATCTGCAACCAAATCAGGACGAGATAACTCTCAAAATGGAGGCGGcgttggcaaatttgaacgaTGCTGAAATTCTTGCCGAGACACTGTCAAGAGTCGAGCAAGAAAAGCTTGGTCCCCTACCAGCTATTCCACGGTCTCGGCAAGTTCGGTTTCAATGTGAGAAACCTAATGCATCGAAGGAATCCGCAGGTGACAAACCCGACCCTGCTGGACGGCCAATGCGAGTGGTTTCACCAACTCTCATCCACAATTCAGCAGTTAAGGACGATTCTAAATCTCTTCCTAGGTTTCCATCAAGACCACCAAGTACCAAAGCTACTTTGCATTCCACACGAGAAAGGTCCTACAGTTTTGACAGCCGATCACTGCTGACAAAGAAGCCTGTGGTGCGAAGTAGAAGTCTTTCCGGCTCTGCTGGTCTCGAGAAGCGTTATAATAGAATTTTAAAGCTGCAATTGCAAACTTTGGAAGAAATGATTGATTCGTGGTTGGAAGAGCTACTCCCAGATAATGGTCTGGATTTGTCAGACACGAGGTGGTCAGATTATGAGGTGTGTGGTGAAGCATTAGACATTAAATGCCCTGGAGCAGTTCTTGTTCCAGTCAAATGCGCCATGTTTTGGGAAGGAAACAAGAAATTGCTTGCAAAG GTCGAATACCCAACATCCTCTTCTCGTGCAGTGGAACTTTCACCTTACAAACTCGACATGCGTGTTACGGAAACTATTCCGAATCACGTTAACATCTCACGTGTCCTTACGCATTTCACGGATGCCATACCCGGTGATGTCATTGGAAGAGCTGACTGCGATTCTTATGAAACATCTGTCAGCATCTCAGATCAGATTCCTTGTGAGACAGTCGcttattttgtaaaaagaaCCAAACAAGAACACGAAAACGACCCTGAAACGTACGAGAAGAGGATATGTTTGTTGATGCTACAACTCTTGAGTGCAATAGATCATTTACATAGAGAAGCTCTCGCACATCGCGATTTAAAAGCCGAAAATCTCTACTTGCTCGACTGTGGTCTCTTGGTTGTTTGCAATTTTCAACATGCGCTGCAACAGGCTAAAACTACTCGACCTAGTCCTTTTATTATAAGCAAGAGCGCGGCGGACGATCTCGGTGGGAACTGGGAACACCTTCCGCCGGAAATACTGAATTCGCCAGAAGAAGCTGCTCTTTTGAATTATGAGGAGTGTGACACATTTGCAGCGGGATGCTTGGTATACGAGTTGCTTCACAGACCAAACCCTTTTGCTGTTAATCGTCTTCTTATACAACAAGATTTCGACCAAAGTGACCTTCCACCCATTCCTGTAAAATCACAGTTTTCCAAGGGGCTTTGCACTATTGCTCGTCAGCTATTGCAAAGACTTCCCCAAGAGCGTCCGTCCGCTAGAGAAGCCCTTCAAATGTTTCAAGTGTTGTTATGGGGACCACGAGAACTTGAAGATGAAAGCATCGAAAGCGCGATAAGTGATTGGCTAGAAACTGAGCGTGCGCATACAGTTGCGATGATCGCACGAAATCAAATGCAGAAAGGATGTATCAAGGATGAATTTGTGGAGATGTTCATGAAGTGCCAATTTCTTGTGGACGCGTCCGTGGAGACTGTAGCTTACATTTATCAACAACTTGATCTTGATAAGTAA